A genomic region of Lytechinus pictus isolate F3 Inbred chromosome 2, Lp3.0, whole genome shotgun sequence contains the following coding sequences:
- the LOC129269716 gene encoding bactericidal permeability-increasing protein-like has protein sequence MSTTTNKISSRILMALVMGWALVQVTNGSMERYYPKWRLADWNKLPGFKARITQKGLDFFKDVGMKTLQAKIGKMHIPDQHGSSGAIEYSATNIKIVSFGLPASITPNGDGLRLQMNKASFNLHGDISYTVLKMFTKSGYFDGRLADIALDASIRIGVDNNGRPSASAKYCNFHVGFVKLNLHAGMAWKYEEEVAAKLKQTLNQQVCSNVITAINTDLENKLRALKVTMLYKDKFKFDYSLVESPSFNTSVDTAHKGEAYPIGNATECPIPIPVVPQDPDKTSKMLFLWVTDYLPNSAGYVLQKTGQLHHILTPDNVPPEQKKYLNTSSMAVRMLLPQINKLYPNMAMMISLNSTQTPTVKITSKGIEAVLVAYCSPYAILPNKTKAFLFTLSVSIIADLNVGLKANNITWKITSFRTVLKEVRTEVGPISISKLKNAVDLAIKSILPKLNKMGVAGVPLPKLDGFEMINSSITPGKGFLKIGTDLIYTDQSADAI, from the exons ATGTCGACGACGACGAATAAAATCAGTTCCAGGATCTTAATGGCCCTTGTCATGGGTTGGGCCCTCGTTCAGGTGACGAACGGGTCAATGGAAAGGTACTACCCCAAATGGAGGCTGGCTGACTGGAACAAGCTGCCAGGATTCAAGGCAAGAATAACTCAGAAGGGTCTCGACTTCT TCAAAGATGTCGGCATGAAGACACTACAGGCAAAAATCGGAAAAATGCACATTCCAGATCAACATGGCTCGTCTGGTGCCATTGAATACTCTGCAACTAA TATCAAGATCGTATCATTCGGTTTACCAGCCTCCATCACTCCTAATGGGGACGGACTGAGGCTTCAAATGAATAAGGCTTCATTCAACCTGCACGGGGATATCAGTTATACAGTCCT TAAAATGTTCACTAAATCTGGATATTTTGACGGAAGACTGGCTGACATCGCTCTCGATGCTTCTATCCGTATAG GAGTGGACAATAATGGCAGACCATCAGCAAGTGCCAAATATTGTAATTTCCATGTCGGGTTTGTAAAGCTAAATCTCCACGCTGGAATGGCTTG GAAGTATGAGGAAGAAGTCGCAgcgaaactgaaacaaaccttGAATCAACAG GTCTGCAGTAACGTTATCACAGCTATCAACACTGATCTGGAAAACAAATTAAGAGCATTGAAAG TGACTATGCTCTACAAAGACAAGTTTAAGTTTGACTACTCTCTCGTAGAAAGCCCATCGTTCAACACATCAGTTGACACAGCGCACAAG GGTGAGGCTTACCCGATCGGAAATGCGACAGAATGCCCCATACCTATACCAGTAGTGCCGCAGGACCCAGATAAGACTTCAAAGATGTTGTTCCTCTGGGTAACCGACTACCTGCCAAACTCTGCCGGTTATGTCCTGCAGAAAACCGGTCAGCTCCACCATATACTGACTCCAGATAAC GTGCCTCCGGAGCAGAAGAAATACCTCAACACGTCTAGTATGGCTGTAAGAATGCTCCTTCCACAG ATCAACAAACTCTACCCAAACATGGCAATGATGATTAGTCTGAACAGCACTCAAACTCCCACGGTCAAGATCACATCGAAAGGCATCGAGGCTGTCTTGGTCGCCTACTGCTCCCCTTACGCTATCCTTCCAAACAAGACCAAAGCCTTCTTGTTCACACTGAGCGtg TCCATCATTGCAGACTTGAACGTCGGCCTGAAAGCGAACAACATAACATGGAAGATTACATCTTTCag AACCGTTTTGAAAGAGGTTCGCACTGAGGTGGGGCCGATTTCG ATCTCCAAACTTAAGAATGCTGTTGACTTGGCTATTAAGTCAATACTTCCGAAGCTTAACA AAATGGGCGTGGCTGGAGTTCCTCTTCCAAAACTGGATGGCTTTGAGATGATTAATTCTTCCATCACACCGGGAAAG GGTTTTCTGAAGATTGGAACTGACCTCATTTACACCGATCAGTCGGCCGACGCCATATAA
- the LOC129253782 gene encoding LYR motif-containing protein 4-like: MAAAQVHRMKILSLYREMLREAQKFTGYNYRTYAVRRIRDAFQEHKAETNPELIEGYIKKAEDNLNIIRRQATISQLYREPKLVIESDSVKTS, translated from the exons ATGGCCGCTGCTCAAGTTCAtaggatgaaaatattgagccTGTACAGAGAAATGCTACGGGAAGCCCAGAAATTCACTGGATATAATTACAG GACGTATGCAGTGAGGAGGATACGAGATGCCTTTCAAGAACACAAAGCAGAAACAAATCCAGAGCTTATAGAAGGATACATCAAGAAGGCTGAGGATAATTTGAACATTATCAGAAGACAG GCCACTATCAGCCAACTTTACAGGGAACCTAAGCTGGTTATTGAAAGTGATTCAGTGAAGACAAGCTAA